One part of the Solea solea chromosome 1, fSolSol10.1, whole genome shotgun sequence genome encodes these proteins:
- the LOC131464363 gene encoding apolipoprotein D-like isoform X1: MYMCGCLITGVTFEQKQLRALLGQRLCQQTLQSHFPFQRSCLQTLVSLYLNMETFHVPFVLLMTLAAAGAQSFHFGACPQPSVQDNFNVTKYMGTWYEIEKLPAMFERGKCVQATYSLLGDGTVSVHNAELLSNGKINSIDGVARVKDPSQPAILGVSFFKGVPDAPYLVLSTDYQSYALVYSCNGYFGVFHIDFAWILARTRVLTEEIINQSRDKLAAAGVDIDRLTRSNQTGCDIMT, translated from the exons ATGTATATGTGTGGTTGTTTAATTACAGGTGtaacatttgaacaaaaacaactgcgAGCACTGCTGGGTCAAAGGTTGTGTCAACAGACTCTTCAGTCACATTTTCCATTCCAAAGGTCTTGTTTGCAAACTTTAGTCAGCTTATACTTGAATATGGAGACATTCCAT GTCCCGTTTGTGCTGTTGATGACGTTGGCGGCTGCCGGCGCTCAGTCTTTCCACTTTGGCGCCTGCCCTCAGCCTTCTGTTCAAGACAACTTCAATGTCACaaag tatATGGGTACGTGGTATGAAATAGAGAAGCTGCCAGCTATGTTTGAAAGAGGGAAATGTGTCCAAGCGACGTATTCTCTCCTCGGTGACGGGACGGTCAGCGTTCACAATGCAGAGTTGCT GTCTAATGGGAAGATAAATTCAATTGACGGCGTCGCCAGAGTTAAAGACCCATCTCAACCTGCCATTCTTGGAGTCAGCTTCTTTAAAG GTGTTCCTGATGCGCCCTACCTGGTGCTCTCCACAGACTACCAGTCGTATGCCCTGGTGTACTCCTGCAACGGCTATTTCGGCGTGTTCCACATCGACTTTGCCTGGATCCTGGCTCGCACACGAGTGCTCACGGAGGAAATCATCAACCAGTCACGTGACAAGTTGGCAGCCGCTGGTGTTGATATCGACCGTCTTACAAGAAGCAACCAGACAGGCTGTGACATCATGACCTAA
- the LOC131464363 gene encoding apolipoprotein D-like isoform X2: protein MTLAAAGAQSFHFGACPQPSVQDNFNVTKYMGTWYEIEKLPAMFERGKCVQATYSLLGDGTVSVHNAELLSNGKINSIDGVARVKDPSQPAILGVSFFKGVPDAPYLVLSTDYQSYALVYSCNGYFGVFHIDFAWILARTRVLTEEIINQSRDKLAAAGVDIDRLTRSNQTGCDIMT, encoded by the exons ATGACGTTGGCGGCTGCCGGCGCTCAGTCTTTCCACTTTGGCGCCTGCCCTCAGCCTTCTGTTCAAGACAACTTCAATGTCACaaag tatATGGGTACGTGGTATGAAATAGAGAAGCTGCCAGCTATGTTTGAAAGAGGGAAATGTGTCCAAGCGACGTATTCTCTCCTCGGTGACGGGACGGTCAGCGTTCACAATGCAGAGTTGCT GTCTAATGGGAAGATAAATTCAATTGACGGCGTCGCCAGAGTTAAAGACCCATCTCAACCTGCCATTCTTGGAGTCAGCTTCTTTAAAG GTGTTCCTGATGCGCCCTACCTGGTGCTCTCCACAGACTACCAGTCGTATGCCCTGGTGTACTCCTGCAACGGCTATTTCGGCGTGTTCCACATCGACTTTGCCTGGATCCTGGCTCGCACACGAGTGCTCACGGAGGAAATCATCAACCAGTCACGTGACAAGTTGGCAGCCGCTGGTGTTGATATCGACCGTCTTACAAGAAGCAACCAGACAGGCTGTGACATCATGACCTAA
- the LOC131464200 gene encoding gamma-glutamyl hydrolase-like, with amino-acid sequence MPSSRLLRHVGELPGKVRASRANMIVLVIFVSFLGFPLTSSVPNPRDDRPIIGVLAQEKKNSPKPNQNSYIAASYVKTLEAAGARVVPVMTNRTQEEYTALFNSINGILLPGGSANIYSSGYQRAAKAFYELAIEANRKGDYFPMWGTCLGFEQLVLLTSGEALLTSTNTRGVSLPLNFTDDASDSRLFGGFPADLLGKLASEPLTVNIHKWSLALLTYDTNEELKKFYKVLSTNTDGQVEFVSTMEAYDYPIYGTQWHPEKNAFEWRKDFIPHTRSAVKTTFYIAEFFVNEARKSFHSFESKDEERKTLIYNFSPVYTDDQSPFEQIYLF; translated from the exons ATGCCAAGTAGTCGGTTATTACGTCACGTTGGCGAGCTTCCGGGTAAAGTCAGAGCTAGCCGTGCTAACATGATTGTGCTCGTGATTTTCGTTTCCTTTTTGGGTTTTCCGTTAACTTCGTCAGTCCCAAACCCGAGGGACGACAGGCCCATCATCG GTGTATTAgctcaagaaaagaaaaattcacCGAAACCCAACCAGAACTCCTACATTGCTGCCTCTTATGTGAAGACCCTGGAGGCAGCAGGAGCAAGGGTTGTTCCTGTCAT gacaaacaggacCCAGGAGGAGTACACGGCCCTCTTCAACTCCATCAACGG GATCCTTCTCCCCGGTGGAAGCGCCAACATCTACTCATCAGGCTATCAAAGGGCTGCGAAGGCCTTTTATGAGCTTGCTATCGAG GCAAACAGAAAGGGCGACTATTTTCCCATGTGGGGCACCTGTCTTGGATTTGAGCAGCTGGTGCTTTTAACGAGTGGAGAGGCTTTACTGACGTCGACCAACACACGCGGCGTGTCGTTGCCTCTTAACTTCACTGATG ATGCCAGTGACAGTCGCCTGTTCGGCGGCTTCCCAGCCGATCTCTTGGGGAAACTGGCGTCTGAGCCGCTAACGGTCAACATTCACAAGTGGAGTCTGGCATTGTTG ACATACGACACAAACGAGGAACTGAAGAAGTTCTACAAAGTCCTCTCCACCAATACGGACGGACAAGTGGAGTTTGTTTCAACGATGGAAG cGTATGATTACCCAATATATGGGACGCAGTGGCATccagaaaagaatgcatttgaatggAGGAAGGACTTTATTCCACACACCCGTTCAGCGGTCAAGACCACGTTTTACATCGCAGAATTCTTCGTCAACGAAG CCAGGAAGAGCTTCCACTCGTTTGAATCAAAGGACGAGGAGAGGAAAACGCTAATCTACAACTTTTCTCCTGTTTACACTGATGACCAGAGTCCCTTTGAGCAAATCTATCTTTTCTGA
- the LOC131464278 gene encoding gamma-glutamyl hydrolase-like: protein METLRRAVQTVPLKHPSLRCCRFNSSAKRNDRPIIGVMAQEAAFPKPNRTSYIYANHVKLLESAGARVAPVKINQTVEEYERLFNCINGVLFPGDPVCPISSAYARSAKIFYELAIEANRKHDYFPVYGICLGLQILCDLTSGNDLFTVTETKGVLLPLNLTKDAKGSRMFSGFPDELMKDLASEPLSQHAHKWSLVLSSYNSNEKLKKFYKILTTSTDGKVEFVSTLEAYDHPIYATQWHPEKSAFDGTEPHSPHFPSAVMTTYYIAEFFVEEARKNFHRFESEEEERKALIYNYSPVYTGPASGFKQLYYFF, encoded by the exons ATGGAGACACTGAGGCGAGCGGTGCAAACTGTACCGTTGAAACACCCGTCTCTCCGTTGTTGCCGGTTTAACTCTTCAGCCAAGAGAAATGACCGACCCATCATCG GTGTCATGGCTCAGGAAGCTGCTTTTCCTAAACCCAACCGGACGTCTTATATTTATGCCAATCATGTGAAATTGCTGGAGTCGGCGGGAGCCCGAGTCGCCCCAGTCAA GATAAACCAGACTGTGGAGGAGTACGAGAGACTGTTCAACTGCATTAACGG gGTCCTCTTCCCCGGCGACCCCGTTTGCCCCATCTCGTCTGCTTACGCAAGGTCCGCAAAAATCTTTTATGAGCTTGCTATTGAG gcaaacaggaaacatgacTATTTCCCAGTGTATGGCATCTGTCTGGGATTGCAGATACTGTGTGACTTGACAAGCGGAAACGACTTATTCACAGTGACGGAGACAAAGGGTGTGTTGCTGCCTCTCAACCTCACTAAAG ATGCCAAAGGCAGCCGGATGTTCAGTGGCTTCCCAGATGAACTCATGAAAGATCTGGCCTCTGAGCCGCTGTCACAACACGCGCACAAGTGGAGTCTGGTGTTATCT AGTTACAACTCCAATGAGAAATTGAAGAAGTTCTACAAAATTCTCACCACGAGTACGGACGGGAAAGTTGAGTTTGTGTCCACGCTGGAAG CGTACGATCACCCAATCTATGCCACTCAGTGGCACCCGGAGAAAAGTGCGTTTGATGGCACAGAGCCTCACAGTCCACACTTTCCCTCAGCGGTCATGACCACGTACTACATCGCAGAGTTCTTCGTTGAAGAAG CCCGGAAGAACTTCCACAGATTTgaatcagaggaggaggagaggaaggcgCTGATATACAACTACTCTCCTGTTTACACCGGGCCAGCGTCTGGCTTTAAGCAACTCTATTATTTTTTCTGA
- the LOC131468618 gene encoding gamma-glutamyl hydrolase-like produces the protein MEALRRSVRSFKFQNQLCLRFKSSAKRNDRPVVGVMAQELTFPKPNRTSYMYASHVKFLESGGARVVPVMINQTVEEYERLFNCINGVLLPGGPVCPMSSAYARSAKIFYELAIEANKKGDYFPVWGTCLGLHMLSYLTSGEDLLIVTNTKGVLLPLTFTDDAKKSPMFRGFTDELMKELASEPLSQHAHKWSLALSTFNSNEKLKKFYKVLTTNKDGEVEFVSTMEAYDYPIYAIQWHPEKNAFEWTKPAIAHCPSAVKTTFHIAEFFVGEARKNFHRFESEEEERKALIYNYSPVYTGPVSGFEQTYYFC, from the exons ATGGAGGCGCTAAGACGATCGGTGAGAAGCTTCAAGTTCCAAAACCAGTTGTGTTTGCGATTTAAATCCTCAGCCAAGAGAAATGACAGACCCGTCGTCG GTGTCATGGCTCAAGAACTTACTTTTCCCAAACCGAACCGGACGTCTTACATGTATGCCTCTCATGTGAAATTCCTGGAGTCGGGGGGAGCGAGAGTTGTCCCTGTCAT GATAAACCAGACTGTGGAGGAGTACGAGAGACTGTTCAACTGCATCAACGG gGTCCTCTTACCGGGCGGACCCGTTTGCCCCATGTCATCTGCTTACGCGAGGTCTGCAAAGATCTTTTATGAGCTTGCTATCGAG GCGAATAAGAAAGGCGACTATTTCCCCGTGTGGGGCACCTGTCTGGGATTACACATGCTGTCTTATCTGACAAGTGGAGAAGACTTACTGATCGTGACCAACACAAAGGGTGTATTATTGCCTCTGACCTTCACTGATG ATGCCAAAAAAAGCCCGATGTTCAGGGGCTTCACAGATGAACTCATGAAAGAACTGGCCTCTGAGCCGCTGTCACAACACGCACACAAGTGGAGTCTGGCGTTATCT ACGTTCAACTCAAATGAGAAACTGAAGAAGTTCTACAAAGTTCTGACCACGAATAAGGACGGAGAAGTTGAGTTTGTTTCCACAATGGAAG CGTATGATTACCCGATTTATGCGATTCAGTGGCAcccagaaaaaaatgcatttgaatgGACAAAGCCTGCTATTGCACACTGTCCCTCAGCAGTCAAGACCACGTTCCACATAGCAGAGTTCTTTGTTGGCGAAG CCAGAAAGAACTTCCACAGATTTgaatcagaggaggaggagaggaaagcgTTGATATACAACTACTCTCCTGTGTACACTGGGCCTGTGTCTGGCTTTGAGCAAACCTATTATTTCTGCTGA
- the LOC131468621 gene encoding gamma-glutamyl hydrolase-like, with amino-acid sequence MEALRRAAKSVMFKNQLRFKSSAKRNDRPIIGIMAQEATHPKPNRTSHIYANHVKFVESGGARVVPIKINQTAEEYERLFNSINGVYFPGGRVSRTSSAYTRSAKIFYELAIEANKKGDYFPVWGTCLGLHILCFLTSGEDLLTVTDTKDVLMPLTFTDGAKDSPMFRGFPDEVIKDLASEPLSQHAHKWSLALSTYNSNEKLKKFYKVLNTNTDGKVKFVSTMEAYDYPIYAIQWHPEKNAFEWTKPAVAHCPSAVKTSFLMAEFFVGEARKNFHRFETEKEELKALIYNYSTVYTAPVYGFEQTYFFC; translated from the exons ATGGAGGCGCTAAGACGAGCAGCGAAAAGTGTGATGTTTAAAAACCAGTTGAGGTTCAAGTCTTCAGCCAAGAGAAATGACAGACCCATCATCG gtatCATGGCTCAAGAAGCTACTCATCCTAAACCAAACCGGACATCTCACATTTATGCAAATCATGTGAAATTTGTGGAGTCGGGAGGGGCAAGGGTTGTCCCTATCAA GATAAACCAGACTGCGGAGGAGTACGAGAGACTGTTCAACTCCATTAATGg gGTTTATTTCCCAGGCGGACGTGTGAGCCGCACCTCATCTGCTTATACAAGGTCTGCAAAGATCTTTTATGAGCTTGCTATTGag GCAAACAAGAAAGGCGACTATTTTCCTGTGTGGGGCACCTGTTTAGGATTACACATACTGTGTTTTTTGACAAGTGGTGAAGACTTACTAACAGTGACTGACACAAAGGATGTGTTAATGCCTCTCACTTTCACTGATG GTGCCAAAGACAGCCCAATGTTCAGGGGCTTCCCAGATGAAGTCATCAAAGATTTGGCTTCTGAGCCGCTGTCACAACACGCGCACAAGTGGAGCCTGGCATTATCT ACTTACAACTCCAATGAGAAACTGAAGAAGTTCTACAAAGTTCTTAACACGAATACGGACGGAAAAGTTAAGTTTGTGTCCACAATGGAAG CGTATGATTATCCAATTTATGCGATTCAGTGGCAcccagaaaaaaatgcatttgaatgGACAAAGCCTGCTGTTGCACACTGTCCATCAGCAGTCAAGACCTCATTCCTCATGGCAGAGTTCTTTGTTGGTGAAG CCAGGAAGAACTTTCACAGATTTGAAACAGAGAAGGAGGAGCTGAAAGCGCTGATATACAACTATTCCACTGTTTACACTGCGCCTGTGTATGGCTTTGAGCAAACCTATTTTTTCTGCTGA